The Megalobrama amblycephala isolate DHTTF-2021 linkage group LG20, ASM1881202v1, whole genome shotgun sequence genome includes a window with the following:
- the pde6gb gene encoding phosphodiesterase 6G, cGMP-specific, rod, gamma, paralog b — MNLEPPKPEIKSATRVTGGPATPRKGPPKFKQRQTRQFKSKPPKKGVQGFGDDIPGMEGLGTDITVICPWEAFNHLELHELAQYGII, encoded by the exons ATGAATCTTGAGCCGCCCAAACCAGAGATCAAATCAGCCACCCGTGTCACTGGTGGTCCCGCCACACCGCGCAAAGGACCACCTAAGTTCAAGCAGAGGCAGACTCGCCAGTTCAAGAGCAAGCCACCGAAGAAGGGTGTCCAAGG tttcgGAGATGACATCCCTGGCATGGAAGGTTTAGGCACTG ACATCACTGTCATCTGCCCCTGGGAggccttcaaccatctggagctTCACGAGTTGGCTCAGTATGGTATCATCTGA